A single window of Streptomyces griseoviridis DNA harbors:
- a CDS encoding trimeric intracellular cation channel family protein yields MLPQLFNPSVQHTLDLVGIFVFAISGALLAVRKNFDVFGIAVLAEVTALGGGLFRDLVIGAVPPAAFTDLGYFLTPLLAALLVFFLHPHVERIQAGVNVFDAAGLGLFCVAGTTKAYEYGLSLTSSAVLGLATAVGGGVLRDVLANEVPSLLRWDRDLYAVPAIVGATMAVLCIRYDVLTPLTGGFAAVTAFALRLLAMRYHWRAPRAWNRRSTVREE; encoded by the coding sequence GTGCTCCCGCAACTCTTCAATCCCTCCGTCCAGCACACCCTCGACCTCGTCGGGATCTTCGTGTTCGCCATCTCCGGCGCGCTGCTGGCGGTCCGCAAGAACTTCGACGTGTTCGGCATCGCCGTCCTCGCCGAGGTCACCGCGCTGGGCGGGGGACTCTTCCGCGACCTGGTCATCGGGGCCGTGCCGCCGGCCGCCTTCACCGACCTCGGCTACTTCCTCACCCCGCTGCTCGCCGCCCTCCTGGTCTTCTTCCTGCACCCCCATGTGGAGCGCATCCAGGCCGGGGTGAACGTCTTCGACGCGGCGGGCCTCGGCCTGTTCTGCGTCGCCGGGACGACGAAGGCGTACGAGTACGGGCTCAGCCTCACCTCGTCCGCGGTCCTCGGCCTGGCCACCGCCGTCGGCGGGGGTGTGCTGCGGGACGTGCTCGCCAACGAGGTGCCGTCGCTGCTGCGCTGGGACCGCGACCTCTACGCGGTCCCGGCGATCGTCGGCGCCACCATGGCCGTCCTGTGCATCCGTTACGACGTGCTCACCCCGCTCACCGGCGGCTTCGCGGCCGTCACCGCCTTCGCCCTGCGCCTGCTCGCGATGCGGTACCACTGGCGAGCGCCGCGTGCGTGGAACCGCCGCTCGACGGTGCGCGAGGAGTAG
- a CDS encoding alpha/beta hydrolase, which yields MSLTGTPFLYLLIVLFAIALALPLGLWSRLRGPRTLRAAARTLMLLFAQGTAVALVFVLVNNANSLYDNWADLLGTGDHVRRAADLGADGTGGIALERLPKVRQTFTPATGPGMAGVRVTQLKGRVSGVDAEVYVWLPPQYDEPAYRHHAFPVVELLPGYPGSAKAWFGSMDATRQLAPLMRDGRITPFILVAPRTNLLAGVDTGCANIPGTVDADSWLSVDVPRMVLDTFRAEPAPRGWAVSGYSAGGHCATKLAIAHPDRYLAAVSMSGYNDPIGERASLAAQTPALRAANNPYLLLRGAAAPPRIALYLSGQPHDGYEAAVALAQSAKAPTTVHVVYVPKSAGGHTMALWRPQVVPSFQWLTQQMGGRRAAGGATPRAPSSGGSTHAALASGTASRAGAGRRR from the coding sequence ATGAGCCTCACCGGGACTCCGTTCCTCTACCTGCTGATCGTGCTGTTCGCGATCGCACTCGCCCTCCCCCTCGGCCTCTGGTCCCGCCTGCGCGGCCCCAGGACCCTGCGAGCCGCGGCCCGGACACTGATGCTGCTGTTCGCCCAGGGCACCGCGGTCGCCCTGGTCTTCGTCCTGGTCAACAACGCCAACAGCCTCTACGACAACTGGGCCGACCTGCTCGGCACCGGCGACCACGTGCGGCGGGCCGCCGATCTGGGCGCCGACGGCACCGGCGGGATAGCGCTGGAACGGCTGCCCAAGGTGCGCCAGACCTTCACCCCCGCGACCGGTCCAGGCATGGCCGGTGTCCGCGTCACCCAGCTGAAGGGCCGCGTCTCCGGGGTCGACGCCGAGGTCTACGTCTGGCTGCCGCCCCAGTACGACGAACCGGCCTACCGGCACCACGCGTTCCCCGTCGTGGAGCTGCTGCCCGGCTACCCCGGCTCGGCGAAGGCGTGGTTCGGGTCGATGGACGCCACCCGGCAGCTCGCCCCGCTGATGCGCGACGGCCGGATCACGCCGTTCATCCTGGTCGCGCCGCGCACCAACCTGCTGGCAGGCGTGGACACCGGCTGCGCCAACATCCCCGGCACGGTCGACGCCGACAGCTGGCTCAGCGTCGACGTGCCGCGCATGGTCCTCGACACCTTCCGCGCCGAGCCCGCGCCCAGGGGGTGGGCGGTGTCCGGGTACTCGGCGGGCGGCCACTGCGCCACCAAGCTGGCGATCGCGCACCCGGACCGCTATCTGGCCGCCGTCAGCATGTCCGGCTACAACGACCCGATCGGCGAACGCGCCTCGCTCGCCGCCCAGACGCCCGCGCTGCGCGCGGCCAACAACCCCTACCTGCTGCTGCGCGGGGCCGCCGCGCCGCCCCGCATCGCGCTCTACCTCTCCGGCCAGCCGCACGACGGCTACGAGGCCGCCGTGGCCCTGGCGCAGAGCGCGAAGGCGCCGACGACCGTGCACGTGGTGTACGTCCCGAAGAGCGCAGGCGGGCACACCATGGCGCTGTGGCGGCCGCAGGTGGTGCCGTCGTTCCAGTGGCTCACCCAGCAGATGGGCGGGCGCCGGGCGGCCGGCGGCGCTACTCCTCGCGCACCGTCGAGCGGCGGTTCCACGCACGCGGCGCTCGCCAGTGGTACCGCATCGCGAGCAGGCGCAGGGCGAAGGCGGTGA
- a CDS encoding thioesterase family protein, producing MSDAASAPAVRAAIGDSEFDRDTALVPRGPGVHDIDLSAGWTIMNAVNGGYLLAVIGRALGQTLPHADPFTISAHYLTASRPGPAVVRTETVRTGRTLSTGQASLVQYDDDGTEVERIRVLASYGDLDALPDDVRTTAEPPAMPPLEQCVGAEDGPAPGSVSSPIADRLRLRLDPSTLGWAVGAPSGRGEMRAWFALADGRDADPLSLLLAVDALPPTAFEIGLSGWVPTVEMTVHVRRRPAPGPLRVSITTRNLAGGFLEEDAEVWDSDDRLVAQSRQLARVRLG from the coding sequence ATGTCAGACGCAGCTTCCGCGCCCGCCGTCCGGGCCGCGATCGGCGACAGCGAGTTCGACCGGGACACCGCCCTCGTCCCGCGCGGGCCCGGTGTCCACGACATCGACCTCTCGGCCGGCTGGACCATCATGAACGCCGTCAACGGCGGCTACCTCCTCGCCGTCATCGGCCGCGCCCTCGGACAGACGCTGCCGCACGCCGACCCGTTCACGATCTCCGCGCACTACCTCACCGCGTCCCGCCCGGGGCCGGCCGTCGTGCGCACCGAGACCGTCCGCACCGGCCGCACCCTCTCCACCGGCCAGGCCTCCCTCGTCCAGTACGACGACGACGGCACCGAGGTCGAGCGCATCCGCGTCCTCGCCTCCTACGGCGACCTCGACGCCCTCCCCGACGACGTCCGCACCACCGCCGAGCCCCCGGCGATGCCGCCGCTCGAACAGTGCGTCGGCGCCGAGGACGGACCCGCGCCCGGCTCCGTCAGCTCGCCCATCGCCGACCGGCTGCGGCTCAGGCTCGACCCCTCGACGCTCGGCTGGGCGGTCGGCGCCCCCTCGGGCCGGGGCGAGATGCGGGCCTGGTTCGCGCTCGCCGACGGCCGGGACGCCGACCCGCTCTCGCTGCTGCTCGCGGTGGACGCGCTGCCGCCCACCGCGTTCGAGATCGGCCTGTCCGGCTGGGTCCCGACGGTCGAGATGACCGTCCACGTCCGCCGCCGCCCCGCGCCGGGACCGCTGCGGGTCTCCATCACCACCCGCAACCTCGCCGGCGGCTTCCTGGAGGAGGACGCCGAGGTCTGGGACAGCGACGACCGGCTGGTCGCGCAGTCCCGCCAGCTCGCCCGGGTCAGGCTCGGCTGA
- a CDS encoding TIGR03086 family metal-binding protein, whose amino-acid sequence MDAIDPRPLYARATEQTAAVIKAVTPEVLAGPTACAEFDVRTLLAHIVGGTLRIAVVGENGDGGGVRALAEGVPDDGWPAAFDEVRVRVLRAWESDERMAAPVRAPWGEVPGREALPGYVMELVAHTWDLSDALGHPVELDPVVGEFALASARQMLPEDREGSGLPFASARPAPEGADVYGRLAAWLGREPVSRA is encoded by the coding sequence ATGGACGCCATCGACCCCCGACCGCTCTACGCCCGCGCCACCGAGCAGACCGCCGCGGTGATCAAGGCGGTGACGCCCGAGGTGCTCGCCGGTCCCACGGCCTGCGCCGAGTTCGACGTCCGGACGCTGCTCGCGCACATCGTCGGCGGCACCCTCAGGATCGCGGTGGTCGGCGAGAACGGCGACGGCGGCGGGGTGCGGGCGCTCGCCGAGGGGGTGCCCGACGACGGCTGGCCCGCCGCCTTCGACGAGGTCAGGGTGCGGGTGCTGCGGGCCTGGGAGAGCGACGAGCGGATGGCGGCGCCGGTGCGGGCGCCGTGGGGTGAGGTGCCTGGCCGGGAGGCGCTGCCCGGGTATGTGATGGAACTGGTCGCGCACACCTGGGACTTGTCCGACGCCCTCGGCCACCCGGTCGAACTCGACCCGGTGGTGGGCGAGTTCGCGCTCGCGTCGGCGCGGCAGATGCTGCCGGAGGACCGTGAGGGCTCGGGCCTGCCGTTCGCGTCGGCCCGGCCGGCCCCCGAAGGGGCCGACGTCTACGGCCGGTTGGCGGCCTGGCTCGGCCGGGAGCCGGTCAGCCGAGCCTGA
- a CDS encoding TetR family transcriptional regulator — translation MSHTLGVRQAQKRRTRQALLDAALGLLAEQSLSSLGLREVTRAAGVAPTAFYRHFRSTADLGVALVEEALDSLHPMIGTTVSPDDDSDRRIARAVALIAGHVDAHPAHVRFVARERHGGVQPVREAIGEQLARFAGEVKAELAKDPHAAGWSDDDLLMLAHLYVDQMLSTASLFLETPRDAPGERERVARLAARQLRLISTGRAHWLD, via the coding sequence ATGAGTCACACGCTCGGCGTCCGGCAGGCCCAGAAGCGGAGGACCCGGCAGGCGCTCCTGGACGCGGCGCTCGGACTGCTGGCGGAGCAGAGCCTGAGCAGCCTGGGGCTGCGCGAGGTCACCCGGGCCGCCGGGGTCGCCCCGACCGCCTTCTACCGGCACTTCCGCTCCACCGCCGACCTCGGGGTGGCGCTGGTCGAGGAGGCCCTCGACAGCCTGCACCCGATGATCGGGACGACGGTCTCGCCCGACGACGACAGCGACCGCCGCATCGCCCGCGCGGTCGCCCTGATCGCCGGCCATGTGGACGCCCATCCCGCGCACGTCCGCTTCGTCGCGCGCGAGCGGCACGGCGGGGTGCAGCCGGTGCGGGAGGCGATCGGGGAGCAACTGGCCCGGTTCGCCGGGGAGGTGAAGGCGGAGCTGGCCAAGGACCCGCACGCGGCGGGCTGGAGCGACGACGACCTGCTGATGCTGGCCCACCTCTACGTGGACCAGATGCTCAGCACGGCCTCCCTCTTCCTGGAGACCCCGCGGGACGCGCCCGGGGAGCGCGAGCGGGTGGCCCGCCTCGCGGCCCGGCAGCTGCGGCTGATCAGCACCGGACGCGCCCACTGGCTGGACTGA
- a CDS encoding DUF4190 domain-containing protein, which translates to MHLTAPAAGRRAGARDADGMAVASFVLGLLGLLVLNVFLGPIAIALAGVALWRGTARRGRALLGLGLGVADLLVLVAAMQWSDTVSWSL; encoded by the coding sequence ATGCACCTCACCGCACCCGCCGCCGGCCGCCGGGCCGGCGCCCGTGACGCCGACGGCATGGCCGTCGCGTCCTTCGTCCTCGGCCTGCTCGGCCTGCTGGTCCTCAATGTCTTCCTCGGCCCGATCGCCATCGCGCTGGCCGGCGTCGCCCTCTGGCGCGGCACCGCCCGCCGGGGCCGCGCCCTGCTCGGCCTCGGCCTCGGCGTGGCCGACCTGCTGGTCCTGGTCGCCGCCATGCAGTGGAGCGACACCGTCTCCTGGAGCCTGTGA
- a CDS encoding cysteine desulfurase family protein, with the protein MAYLDHAATTPMLPEAVEALTAHLGTTGNASSLHASGRGARRTVEESRETLAEALGARPSEIVFTSGGTEADNLAVKGLYWSRRDADPARTRVLSSPVEHHAVLDAVHWLGEHEGATVEYLPVDRHGRVHPDALREAITRNPDDVALATVMWANNEIGTILPVRELAYVAAEFGVPLHADAVQAFGQVPVDFAASGLAAMTVSAHKVGGPYGIGALLLGREHTPVPVLHGGGQERHVRSGTLDVPAVASFAVAGRLAAERRAWFAREIGALRDSLVEAVRGAVPDAILGGDPAHRLPANAHFTFPGCEGDSLLLLLDAQGIECSTGSACTAGVAQPSHVLLATGTDPDLARGTLRFSLGHTSTPADVEAVGKAIGPAVERARAAGLT; encoded by the coding sequence ATGGCTTACCTCGACCACGCCGCGACCACCCCGATGCTCCCCGAGGCCGTCGAGGCCCTCACGGCGCACCTGGGCACCACCGGCAACGCCTCCTCCCTCCACGCCTCCGGCCGCGGGGCCCGCCGCACCGTCGAGGAGTCCCGCGAGACGCTGGCGGAGGCGCTCGGCGCCCGCCCCAGCGAGATCGTCTTCACCTCCGGCGGCACCGAGGCCGACAACCTCGCCGTCAAGGGCCTGTACTGGTCCCGCAGGGACGCCGACCCGGCCCGCACCCGCGTTCTGTCGAGCCCCGTCGAGCACCACGCGGTCCTCGACGCCGTGCACTGGCTCGGCGAGCACGAGGGCGCCACCGTCGAGTACCTGCCGGTCGACCGCCACGGCCGGGTCCACCCGGACGCGCTGCGCGAGGCCATCACCCGCAACCCCGACGACGTCGCCCTGGCCACCGTGATGTGGGCCAACAACGAGATCGGCACCATCCTGCCGGTCCGTGAACTCGCCTACGTCGCCGCCGAGTTCGGCGTCCCGCTGCACGCGGACGCGGTCCAGGCGTTCGGCCAGGTCCCGGTCGACTTCGCCGCCTCGGGGCTCGCCGCGATGACCGTCTCCGCGCACAAGGTGGGCGGCCCCTACGGCATCGGCGCGCTGCTGCTGGGCCGCGAGCACACCCCCGTCCCCGTCCTGCACGGCGGCGGCCAGGAACGGCATGTGCGCTCCGGCACCCTGGACGTCCCGGCGGTCGCTTCCTTCGCGGTGGCCGGCCGGCTCGCCGCCGAGCGGCGCGCGTGGTTCGCCCGCGAGATCGGGGCCCTGCGCGACAGCCTCGTCGAGGCGGTCAGGGGCGCGGTGCCCGACGCGATCCTCGGCGGGGACCCGGCCCACCGGCTCCCCGCCAACGCCCACTTCACCTTCCCCGGCTGCGAGGGCGACTCGCTGCTGCTGCTGCTCGACGCCCAGGGCATCGAGTGCTCCACCGGCTCCGCCTGCACCGCGGGCGTCGCCCAGCCGAGCCACGTCCTGCTGGCCACCGGCACCGATCCCGACCTGGCCCGCGGCACCCTGCGCTTCTCCCTGGGCCACACCTCGACCCCGGCCGACGTCGAGGCCGTGGGCAAGGCGATCGGCCCGGCGGTGGAACGCGCCCGCGCCGCGGGCCTGACCTGA
- a CDS encoding N-acetylmuramoyl-L-alanine amidase, translating to MGATKKDTDRHLGRRGLLIGGAAAALGTAALARDELARLWGRLPGPRTPRVEGAVDFRGALWTAASSGNFRWAQRPDDYRIDRVIIHVTQGSYQSAVRVFKDPSHQAAAHYIVRKDGRITQMIRELDVAFHAGNRSYNERSVGIEHEGFVDRPQDLTDAMYAASARLTAGICARYGIPVDRRHVIGHVEVPGTDHTDPGPHWDWKRYMKLVREAKRDADHSKAEL from the coding sequence ATGGGGGCGACGAAGAAGGACACGGACCGGCACCTCGGCCGGCGCGGGCTGCTGATCGGCGGCGCCGCGGCGGCGCTCGGCACGGCCGCGCTGGCCCGCGACGAGCTGGCCCGGCTGTGGGGGCGGCTGCCCGGTCCCCGCACGCCGCGGGTCGAGGGCGCGGTGGACTTCAGGGGCGCGCTGTGGACGGCGGCGTCGTCGGGGAACTTCCGGTGGGCACAGCGGCCGGACGACTACCGGATAGACCGCGTGATCATTCATGTCACGCAGGGCAGCTACCAGAGCGCGGTGCGGGTGTTCAAGGACCCGTCGCACCAGGCCGCCGCGCACTACATCGTGCGCAAGGACGGCCGGATCACGCAGATGATCCGGGAGCTGGACGTGGCGTTCCACGCGGGGAACCGGTCGTACAACGAGCGGAGCGTGGGCATCGAGCACGAGGGTTTCGTGGACCGTCCGCAGGACCTCACGGACGCGATGTACGCGGCGTCGGCGCGGCTGACGGCGGGGATCTGCGCGCGGTACGGCATACCCGTCGACCGGCGGCATGTGATCGGGCACGTGGAGGTGCCGGGGACGGACCACACGGACCCGGGTCCGCACTGGGACTGGAAGCGGTACATGAAGCTCGTCCGCGAGGCGAAACGTGACGCAGATCACTCGAAGGCGGAGTTGTGA
- the mnmA gene encoding tRNA 2-thiouridine(34) synthase MnmA → MTDTPQRSRPLRVLAAMSGGVDSAVAAARAADAGHDVTGVHLALSANPQSFRTGARGCCTIEDSRDARRAADVIGIPFYVWDLAERFREDVVEDFVAEYEAGRTPNPCLRCNEKIKFAALLDKALALGFDAVCTGHYAQVVTRADGSRELHRASDMAKDQSYVLGVLDERQLAHALFPLGDTLTTKDEIRAEAERRGLAVAKKPDSHDICFIADGDTQGFLANRLGKAEGDIVDESGTVVGSHEGAYGFTIGQRKGLRIGTPAADGKPRYVLDISPVDNTVTVGPAAALDVSALTAVRPRWCGTAPIAPGTYTAQLRAHGGETEVHAALVDGTLEVTFTEPVRGVAPGQAIVLYDGTRVVGSATIATTARAATADV, encoded by the coding sequence ATGACTGACACCCCGCAGCGTTCCCGTCCCCTCCGCGTCCTCGCCGCCATGTCGGGCGGCGTGGACTCCGCCGTGGCCGCCGCCCGCGCGGCCGACGCGGGTCACGACGTGACCGGCGTCCACCTGGCGCTCTCGGCCAACCCCCAGTCGTTCCGCACGGGCGCCCGGGGCTGTTGCACCATCGAGGACTCCCGCGACGCCCGCCGTGCCGCCGACGTCATCGGCATCCCGTTCTACGTCTGGGACCTCGCCGAACGCTTCCGCGAGGACGTCGTCGAGGACTTCGTCGCCGAGTACGAGGCCGGCCGCACCCCCAACCCCTGCCTGCGCTGCAACGAGAAGATCAAGTTCGCCGCGCTCCTCGACAAGGCGCTCGCCCTCGGCTTCGACGCCGTCTGCACCGGCCACTACGCCCAGGTCGTCACCCGCGCCGACGGCAGCCGCGAACTGCACCGCGCCTCCGACATGGCCAAGGACCAGTCCTACGTCCTCGGCGTCCTGGACGAGCGGCAGCTCGCGCACGCCCTCTTCCCGCTCGGCGACACCCTCACCACCAAGGACGAGATCCGCGCCGAGGCCGAACGGCGCGGCCTCGCCGTCGCCAAGAAGCCCGACTCCCACGACATCTGCTTCATCGCCGACGGCGACACCCAGGGCTTCCTCGCGAACCGGCTGGGCAAGGCCGAGGGCGACATCGTCGACGAGTCGGGCACGGTCGTCGGCTCGCACGAGGGCGCCTACGGCTTCACCATCGGCCAGCGCAAGGGCCTGCGGATCGGCACCCCGGCCGCCGACGGCAAGCCCCGCTACGTCCTCGACATCTCCCCGGTCGACAACACCGTCACCGTCGGCCCGGCCGCCGCCCTCGACGTCAGCGCGCTGACCGCCGTCCGCCCCCGCTGGTGCGGCACCGCCCCGATCGCCCCCGGCACCTACACCGCGCAACTGCGCGCCCACGGCGGCGAGACGGAGGTCCACGCGGCGCTCGTCGACGGCACCCTGGAGGTCACCTTCACCGAACCGGTCCGCGGGGTCGCGCCCGGCCAGGCGATCGTCCTGTACGACGGCACACGTGTGGTGGGGTCGGCGACGATCGCGACGACGGCGCGGGCGGCCACCGCCGACGTCTGA
- a CDS encoding DUF427 domain-containing protein: MAEGHTITIEQGTRRVRVRHGDQILAESGRPLLLRETGCPVRYYLPAEDVRLDLLTPSDTRTHCPFKGDARYWSLPDAADLVWSYPEPKPGVAEIKDHLCFYEVEELEEAA; encoded by the coding sequence ATGGCCGAAGGACACACGATCACCATCGAACAGGGCACCCGGCGGGTCAGGGTCAGGCACGGCGACCAGATCCTGGCGGAGAGCGGGCGCCCCCTGCTGCTGAGAGAGACGGGCTGTCCGGTGCGCTACTACCTGCCGGCCGAGGACGTCCGCCTCGACCTGCTGACGCCGTCGGACACCCGCACCCACTGCCCCTTCAAGGGCGACGCCCGCTACTGGTCGCTGCCGGACGCGGCGGACCTGGTGTGGTCCTACCCCGAGCCGAAGCCCGGGGTGGCGGAGATCAAGGACCACCTGTGCTTCTACGAGGTCGAGGAGTTGGAGGAGGCGGCCTGA
- a CDS encoding TIGR00730 family Rossman fold protein, which translates to MRICVFLSAADLDDRYTRPAAEFGKLLGEGGHTLVWGGSDTGLMKVVADGAQEAGGRLVGVSVGFLAAKARAGADEMVIAADLAERKRLLLEKADAVVVMVGGTGTLDEATEILELKKHRHTDKPVVVLNTDGFYDGLKQQFQRMEDEGFLTRPLTELVLFAEEPVGALAFLEESQGIQ; encoded by the coding sequence ATGCGTATCTGTGTCTTCCTCTCCGCCGCCGACCTCGACGACCGCTACACCCGCCCCGCCGCCGAATTCGGGAAACTCCTCGGAGAGGGCGGCCACACCCTCGTCTGGGGCGGCTCCGACACGGGCCTGATGAAGGTCGTCGCCGACGGCGCCCAGGAGGCGGGCGGCCGGCTGGTCGGCGTCTCCGTCGGCTTCCTCGCCGCCAAGGCGCGCGCCGGCGCCGACGAGATGGTCATCGCGGCCGACCTCGCCGAACGCAAGCGGCTGCTCCTGGAGAAGGCCGACGCCGTGGTCGTCATGGTCGGCGGCACCGGCACCCTCGACGAGGCCACCGAGATCCTGGAACTGAAGAAGCACCGGCACACCGACAAGCCCGTCGTGGTGCTCAACACCGACGGCTTCTACGACGGCCTCAAGCAGCAGTTCCAGCGCATGGAGGACGAGGGGTTCCTGACCCGCCCCCTGACCGAACTGGTCCTCTTCGCCGAGGAGCCGGTGGGCGCGCTCGCCTTCCTGGAGGAGAGCCAGGGCATCCAGTAG
- a CDS encoding SDR family oxidoreductase: MAGMATHVITGAGSGIGEAVAHRLHARGDDLVLHARDAGRAKELAAAFPGAKTLVGDLADPDKLSWAFSHQPLPERVDSLLHIAGVVDLGPVGDLTPKSWHHQLNVNLVAPAELTRHFLPQLRAARGHVLFVNSGAGLAAHADWSAYAASKHGLKALADALRNEEHGNGVRVTSVYPGRTASPMQVKVHQQEGKAYDAARWIDPESVATTVLTALDLPRDAEVTDLTVRPGR; encoded by the coding sequence ATGGCCGGCATGGCAACCCATGTGATCACCGGAGCCGGTTCCGGCATCGGCGAGGCCGTCGCCCACCGCCTGCACGCGCGCGGCGACGACCTCGTCCTGCACGCGCGCGACGCCGGCCGCGCCAAGGAACTCGCCGCCGCGTTCCCCGGCGCGAAGACCCTGGTCGGCGACCTCGCCGACCCCGACAAGCTGTCCTGGGCCTTCTCCCACCAGCCGCTGCCCGAGCGGGTGGACTCGCTGCTGCACATCGCGGGCGTCGTCGACCTCGGCCCGGTCGGCGACCTCACCCCCAAGTCCTGGCACCACCAGCTCAACGTCAACCTCGTCGCCCCCGCCGAGCTGACCCGGCACTTCCTGCCCCAGCTCCGCGCGGCCCGCGGCCACGTCCTCTTCGTCAACTCCGGCGCCGGCCTGGCCGCGCACGCCGACTGGTCCGCCTACGCGGCCTCCAAACACGGCCTCAAGGCGCTCGCCGACGCGCTGCGCAACGAGGAGCACGGCAACGGCGTCCGCGTCACCTCCGTCTACCCGGGCCGCACCGCGAGCCCCATGCAGGTCAAGGTCCACCAGCAGGAGGGCAAGGCGTACGACGCGGCCCGCTGGATCGACCCCGAGTCCGTCGCGACGACCGTCCTCACCGCCCTCGACCTGCCCAGGGACGCGGAGGTGACCGACCTGACGGTCCGCCCGGGGCGCTGA
- a CDS encoding methionine synthase, with the protein MSDNSQFTFGPATGVGSMPGGDARETAKTVTGSFDDFPHLAELPARGPGADMIGRTAGLLVELYARVEPSGWRLGDRPGRDTKRARAWLGEDLDALEEFTQGHTGQVKVQAVGPWTLAAALELRNGEAVLSDPGACRDLAASLAEGLRLHLAEVARRVPGAQLVLQLDEPSLVAVLTGRVRSASGYRTHRAVDRQLVESTLRDVVGAHPGGPVVVHSCAPDVPFALLRRAGAAGVSFDLSLLTERDDDAIGEAVEGGTRLLVGVVPGTDTALSDPAGSVMGVRTLWRRLGLRPGLLAEAVTLTPTCGLAGASPQYARQALAHCVRAARSLADNPE; encoded by the coding sequence GTGAGTGACAACAGCCAGTTCACCTTCGGTCCCGCCACCGGTGTCGGCTCGATGCCGGGCGGCGACGCCCGGGAGACCGCCAAAACCGTCACCGGCTCCTTCGACGACTTCCCCCACCTCGCCGAACTGCCCGCCAGGGGACCGGGCGCCGACATGATCGGCCGCACCGCGGGGCTGCTCGTCGAGCTGTACGCGCGCGTGGAGCCCAGCGGCTGGCGGCTCGGCGACCGCCCCGGCCGGGACACCAAGCGGGCCAGGGCCTGGCTCGGCGAGGACCTGGACGCGCTGGAGGAGTTCACCCAGGGACACACCGGCCAGGTCAAGGTGCAGGCCGTCGGCCCCTGGACGCTCGCCGCCGCCCTCGAACTGCGCAACGGCGAGGCCGTCCTCTCCGACCCGGGCGCCTGCCGCGACCTCGCCGCCTCCCTCGCCGAAGGGCTGCGCCTGCACCTCGCCGAGGTCGCCCGCCGCGTCCCCGGCGCCCAGCTCGTCCTCCAGCTCGACGAACCCTCCCTCGTCGCCGTCCTCACCGGCCGGGTGCGCAGCGCCAGCGGCTACCGCACCCACCGCGCCGTCGACCGGCAGCTCGTCGAGTCCACCCTCCGCGACGTCGTCGGCGCGCACCCGGGCGGACCCGTCGTCGTCCACTCGTGCGCCCCCGACGTGCCGTTCGCGCTGCTGCGCCGGGCGGGCGCGGCCGGCGTCTCCTTCGACCTCTCCCTCCTCACCGAGCGTGACGACGACGCGATCGGCGAGGCCGTCGAAGGCGGCACCCGGCTTCTCGTCGGTGTCGTACCGGGCACGGACACGGCATTGTCAGACCCTGCCGGTAGCGTCATGGGGGTCAGGACGCTGTGGCGCAGGCTGGGGCTGCGGCCGGGGCTGCTCGCGGAGGCGGTCACCCTCACCCCGACGTGCGGACTCGCGGGAGCCTCCCCGCAGTACGCGCGCCAGGCCCTCGCCCACTGCGTCCGGGCGGCGAGATCACTCGCGGACAACCCTGAGTAA